One Opitutaceae bacterium DNA segment encodes these proteins:
- a CDS encoding gamma-glutamyltransferase family protein, producing the protein MKSSRMTPGRPRFLHWSFLLLSAAVVGTQAIAAHRIEAVRGAHGMVVAGHPEAAEIGMRILADGGNAIDAAVATSLALGVAEPYGSGIGGKCAIVYFDAVSGECAFVDGMDAAGMQMDPEAFSALSSRMKSEGARSVGVPGLVAALALAHEKWGSRAWSELVQPAAELASRGSLVVPGMPVFFSRRVERIRSNPEAERLYLPAGQPPLAGSRLPNPDLARTLGIIAREGRSGLYEGEVARTIVEELQSGGGVLTLADFSTYTARLSPPLKIDWKDLTIVSSPAPTTGGATVLLTLKALENEDWNPKDTLLTAENIDRWGRMLRQVYPMIQDQVADTADAPDRWQKLVDPANLAFLRVAAGERPETAPIADVAIARDGWTTHFVVADDFGNVASITQSLSDHFGSGVIAPGTGVVLNNSLKNFSFAEPGTVNFPAPGKRPRSTIAPTLILKDGWPIVAIGLPGGQRIPTATLQVLLDHLVFDRNLGQAITAPRVHLVRSYSERADSTLLQWEGPPAEGVAEGLAAAGWEIEVITDPEAFGGFTAIEIGADGTKTGWADPRRTNHASGY; encoded by the coding sequence ATGAAATCTTCGCGCATGACTCCGGGAAGACCTCGATTCCTTCACTGGTCGTTTCTCCTGCTCTCCGCCGCGGTTGTCGGCACTCAGGCAATCGCCGCACACCGGATCGAAGCGGTCCGGGGAGCCCACGGCATGGTGGTGGCCGGCCATCCGGAGGCGGCGGAGATCGGAATGAGAATCCTGGCCGATGGTGGCAATGCGATCGATGCCGCCGTGGCCACCTCCCTGGCCCTCGGCGTGGCCGAACCCTACGGATCGGGGATCGGCGGCAAGTGTGCGATTGTCTATTTCGATGCCGTATCAGGCGAATGCGCATTTGTTGACGGCATGGATGCGGCGGGCATGCAAATGGACCCGGAGGCCTTCAGCGCACTCTCCTCCAGGATGAAGAGCGAAGGAGCCCGGTCGGTCGGCGTCCCGGGGTTGGTCGCCGCCCTCGCACTGGCCCATGAGAAATGGGGCAGCCGGGCTTGGTCGGAACTGGTCCAGCCCGCAGCCGAACTTGCCAGCCGGGGGTCTCTTGTCGTCCCCGGAATGCCCGTCTTTTTCTCCCGCCGGGTCGAGCGGATCCGCTCAAATCCGGAAGCCGAACGTCTCTACCTCCCGGCCGGTCAACCTCCGCTTGCCGGGAGCCGGCTCCCCAATCCGGATCTGGCCCGAACCCTGGGGATCATCGCCCGGGAGGGCCGCAGCGGTCTTTACGAAGGCGAAGTCGCCCGGACAATTGTCGAGGAACTCCAATCCGGCGGAGGGGTCCTGACCCTCGCCGATTTCAGCACCTACACCGCCCGACTCTCCCCCCCTCTCAAGATCGACTGGAAAGATCTCACCATCGTTTCCAGTCCCGCCCCGACGACCGGCGGCGCCACGGTCCTGCTGACTCTGAAGGCCCTCGAAAATGAGGACTGGAATCCCAAGGACACCCTCCTGACGGCAGAAAACATCGACCGCTGGGGACGTATGCTCCGGCAGGTCTATCCCATGATCCAGGATCAGGTGGCGGACACGGCCGACGCCCCGGACCGCTGGCAGAAGCTGGTGGACCCCGCCAACCTGGCATTTCTCCGGGTCGCAGCCGGTGAGCGTCCCGAGACCGCACCGATTGCCGATGTAGCCATTGCCCGGGACGGATGGACGACCCACTTCGTGGTGGCCGACGATTTCGGGAACGTTGCCTCGATCACCCAGTCACTGAGCGATCATTTCGGCTCCGGCGTCATTGCCCCCGGCACCGGCGTCGTTCTCAACAACTCCCTGAAGAACTTCAGCTTCGCCGAACCGGGGACCGTCAATTTCCCGGCACCGGGGAAACGACCCCGAAGCACGATCGCGCCCACACTGATCCTGAAGGACGGATGGCCCATCGTGGCGATCGGTCTGCCCGGCGGCCAGCGCATCCCCACCGCGACCCTGCAGGTCCTGCTCGACCACCTCGTCTTTGACCGGAACCTCGGCCAAGCCATCACCGCTCCACGGGTTCACCTCGTGCGCAGTTATTCCGAACGGGCCGATTCCACTCTCCTGCAATGGGAGGGGCCTCCCGCCGAAGGCGTCGCCGAGGGTCTCGCGGCAGCCGGCTGGGAAATTGAAGTCATCACCGACCCCGAAGCTTTTGGCGGATTCACCGCCATCGAGATCGGGGCCGATGGAACAAAAACCGGGTGGGCTGATCCCCGCCGCACCAATCACGCCTCCGGCTACTGA
- a CDS encoding GntR family transcriptional regulator, with translation MNPPKPSLVEIADDAPIQSNLPDRLYAELKRRILTGAIAPNEHLREKKLCENLKVSRTPLREALNRLGNEDLVIFRPHCGYQAAALTSEDYRRLQEVRRIVESKVAALAAVRATEIEIEALRKAATMPEIVPGEDASFIRFCRANSRFHLLLVRTVRNPLLENIVMSALDQYQRPAYLGIGRVTDSGKASRCHLDIVDALSERDVFKAESAMANHVIGGSERIIRALVEAGL, from the coding sequence ATGAACCCCCCGAAACCGTCGCTGGTCGAGATCGCCGATGATGCACCGATCCAGTCGAATCTGCCGGATCGCCTCTACGCGGAACTCAAACGGCGGATTCTGACCGGCGCGATCGCGCCGAACGAGCATCTTCGGGAAAAGAAACTCTGCGAGAACCTGAAAGTGTCCCGCACACCTCTCCGGGAGGCCTTGAACCGACTGGGAAACGAGGATCTCGTCATCTTTCGGCCCCATTGCGGCTACCAGGCCGCCGCCTTGACTTCGGAGGATTACCGGCGCCTCCAGGAAGTCCGCCGTATCGTTGAGTCAAAAGTGGCCGCGCTGGCCGCCGTCCGCGCGACCGAAATCGAAATCGAGGCCCTCCGGAAAGCGGCGACCATGCCGGAGATCGTCCCTGGCGAGGACGCCAGTTTCATCCGTTTTTGCCGCGCGAACTCCCGTTTCCACCTTCTCCTCGTCCGAACTGTCCGCAATCCCCTCCTTGAGAATATCGTCATGTCGGCCCTGGATCAGTATCAACGGCCCGCCTATCTCGGGATCGGACGGGTAACCGACTCCGGCAAGGCGAGCCGCTGTCACCTTGATATCGTCGACGCCCTGAGCGAGCGGGATGTCTTCAAGGCCGAATCCGCCATGGCCAATCACGTCATCGGGGGCTCGGAACGCATCATCCGGGCCCTGGTCGAGGCGGGCCTGTAA